The Leadbettera azotonutricia ZAS-9 genome has a window encoding:
- a CDS encoding ATP-binding protein: MHFTLSDLVTDITQNAAESGADLVELEIRETEHGANGNPEFRFIVKDNGKGMSPEGLKRAQDPFVTDGIKHPHRKVGLGVPFLIQTAEQSGGGWKMDSVKAVDPEGFAHGTEVSAWFDVSNVDTPPVGDLSGMFRIVLLFQGPEELVIRRVCEMGGKQIHYEVRKTELAEALGGDLEDTQSMILLDRYLRSIEVNDDQNDE; the protein is encoded by the coding sequence TTGCACTTTACCTTGAGCGATCTGGTGACTGATATTACTCAGAACGCTGCGGAGTCGGGGGCTGATCTTGTAGAGCTTGAAATCAGGGAAACGGAACACGGGGCGAATGGCAATCCTGAATTCCGTTTTATTGTGAAGGATAACGGCAAGGGCATGAGCCCTGAAGGTTTGAAAAGGGCCCAGGATCCTTTCGTGACCGACGGGATCAAGCATCCCCACCGCAAGGTGGGCCTGGGGGTTCCCTTCCTGATCCAGACTGCGGAGCAATCGGGGGGCGGCTGGAAGATGGATTCCGTAAAGGCTGTGGATCCTGAAGGGTTTGCCCACGGGACTGAGGTTTCCGCCTGGTTTGATGTGTCCAATGTGGATACGCCGCCTGTGGGCGACTTGAGCGGGATGTTCAGAATAGTGCTGCTTTTCCAGGGGCCCGAGGAACTGGTTATCCGCAGGGTCTGTGAAATGGGCGGGAAGCAGATTCACTACGAGGTCCGCAAGACGGAACTTGCCGAAGCATTGGGCGGGGATCTTGAGGATACCCAGTCCATGATTTTGCTGGATAGGTATTTACGTTCTATAGAAGTTAACGACGATCAAAATGACGAATGA
- a CDS encoding NADH-quinone oxidoreductase subunit NuoF, whose translation MAYNHFILTCGGTGCESNKGDEIYKSLIANAEKLGVKNQVQIVKTGCFGFCERGPIVKVLPEDSFYVDVKPEDAAEIIAEQIVKGREVPRLLYKGDAEKKSNTAVEDIEFYQKQVRVVLRNCGVINPENIDEYIAREGYLGLEKVLFQWTPEQTIEEMKVSGLRGRGGAGFPTWMKWDFARKAPGDVKYVICNADEGDPGAYMDRSTIEGDPHSVIEGMITAGKAIGSHQGFVYIRAEYPLAIERLKIAIRQAQEYGLLGKDILGSGFDFDIEIRLGAGAFVCGEETALIKSIEGNRGMPVPKPPFPANKGLWQKPTIINNVETLANVPVITNKGGAWLAKIGTEKSKGTKVFALTGKIKNSGLVEVPMGTTLREIIFEIGGGIKGGKKFKGVQTGGPSGGILTEALLDTPIDFDTLVKNGSMMGSGGMIVMDEDDCVVDVARFYMEFCVDESCGKCSPCRIGTSQLLAILDKIAGGNGTEADLEKLETIGKAMSKASLCALGQTAPNPTLSTVKNFREEYLEHIRDKKCRAGKCKKLVRFEINLDKCIGCGACSKKCPANCITQVEGTDKKRPPYRIDPEKCLKCGECFKACKFGAVAKV comes from the coding sequence ATGGCCTATAATCACTTCATTTTAACCTGCGGCGGTACGGGCTGCGAATCCAACAAAGGCGATGAAATCTACAAGAGCCTGATTGCCAATGCTGAAAAGCTGGGCGTCAAAAATCAGGTACAGATTGTCAAGACCGGCTGCTTCGGCTTCTGCGAACGGGGGCCCATCGTCAAGGTGCTGCCCGAAGATTCCTTCTATGTGGACGTAAAGCCCGAAGACGCCGCGGAGATCATCGCGGAACAGATCGTCAAAGGGCGCGAAGTTCCCCGCCTCCTTTATAAAGGCGATGCCGAAAAGAAAAGCAATACTGCTGTGGAAGACATCGAATTCTATCAGAAGCAGGTGCGCGTGGTTCTCCGTAACTGCGGCGTTATCAACCCTGAAAACATCGACGAGTACATAGCCCGCGAAGGTTATCTGGGCCTCGAAAAAGTTCTGTTCCAGTGGACGCCCGAACAGACTATCGAAGAAATGAAAGTTTCGGGCCTCCGGGGCCGGGGCGGCGCGGGCTTTCCCACCTGGATGAAATGGGACTTTGCCCGCAAGGCTCCCGGCGACGTAAAGTACGTTATCTGCAACGCCGACGAAGGCGATCCCGGCGCTTATATGGACAGGTCAACCATCGAAGGCGACCCCCACTCGGTCATCGAAGGCATGATCACCGCGGGTAAGGCCATTGGTTCACACCAGGGCTTTGTGTACATACGCGCCGAATATCCTCTGGCCATTGAACGCCTCAAGATCGCTATCAGGCAAGCCCAGGAATACGGCCTCCTTGGTAAAGACATACTCGGCTCGGGTTTCGATTTCGACATTGAAATCCGTCTGGGCGCCGGCGCCTTTGTGTGCGGCGAAGAAACAGCCCTCATCAAGTCCATCGAAGGGAACCGGGGCATGCCCGTTCCCAAGCCTCCTTTCCCGGCCAACAAGGGCCTCTGGCAGAAACCCACCATTATCAACAATGTTGAAACTTTGGCGAACGTGCCGGTTATCACTAACAAGGGCGGCGCATGGCTTGCAAAAATCGGAACTGAAAAATCCAAGGGCACCAAGGTTTTCGCCCTCACGGGAAAAATCAAAAATTCCGGCCTTGTGGAAGTTCCCATGGGAACCACCCTGCGGGAGATCATTTTTGAAATCGGCGGCGGTATCAAGGGCGGCAAGAAGTTCAAGGGCGTCCAGACCGGCGGTCCCTCAGGCGGCATCCTGACCGAAGCGTTATTGGACACCCCCATCGACTTTGACACCCTTGTCAAAAACGGCTCCATGATGGGTTCAGGCGGCATGATCGTCATGGACGAAGACGACTGCGTAGTTGACGTGGCCCGTTTCTACATGGAGTTCTGCGTTGACGAATCCTGCGGCAAGTGTTCACCCTGCCGCATAGGCACGAGCCAGCTCCTTGCCATACTCGACAAAATTGCCGGCGGCAATGGCACCGAAGCGGACCTTGAAAAACTTGAAACCATAGGCAAGGCCATGTCAAAGGCGTCTCTTTGCGCCCTGGGCCAGACTGCGCCTAATCCCACCCTGTCCACGGTAAAGAACTTCAGGGAAGAATACCTCGAACATATCCGGGACAAAAAGTGCCGGGCCGGCAAATGCAAGAAGCTTGTCCGCTTCGAAATCAACCTTGACAAGTGCATAGGCTGCGGCGCCTGTTCCAAAAAGTGTCCTGCCAATTGCATCACCCAGGTGGAGGGAACCGACAAAAAACGGCCGCCCTATCGCATCGATCCCGAAAAATGCCTCAAGTGCGGCGAGTGCTTCAAAGCCTGCAAATTCGGCGCGGTGGCAAAGGTATAA
- a CDS encoding (2Fe-2S) ferredoxin domain-containing protein: protein MAKMSLDDLRKLRDTKKTDIQRREAEGKEIQVIVGMGTCGIAAGAKVTLDAFLSALDDHKLVDSVLVRQTGCMGLCHSEPTVEVLVPGMPTVIYGRVDAACAREIVSKHLVGKALLDDHILDRPAADIMKG from the coding sequence ATGGCTAAAATGAGTTTGGATGATCTGCGCAAACTGCGGGATACCAAAAAAACCGACATTCAGCGCAGAGAAGCTGAGGGTAAGGAAATCCAGGTTATTGTAGGCATGGGAACCTGCGGTATCGCCGCCGGCGCCAAGGTGACATTGGACGCCTTCCTCAGCGCCCTGGATGATCACAAACTGGTGGACAGTGTCCTGGTGCGGCAAACAGGCTGCATGGGCCTCTGTCACTCGGAACCCACTGTGGAAGTTCTTGTGCCCGGCATGCCCACGGTCATCTACGGAAGAGTAGACGCCGCCTGCGCCAGGGAAATCGTCTCAAAACACCTCGTGGGCAAGGCGCTTCTGGATGACCACATCCTCGACCGGCCTGCCGCCGACATCATGAAAGGTTAA